From Streptomyces sp. NBC_00690, a single genomic window includes:
- a CDS encoding Rne/Rng family ribonuclease encodes MHQSNEPGTAGNTEDRNSPSDTLPPRRRRRAASRPAGPPGAAEAVAAAPEADSAPVEAAAEPAGSVEDAPAPRARRRATRKVSAPEPVVAEAVVEEQPVPVAEEPVEQVEEAAAPRKRRRASAPAGAPVAAEAAASVEAAAEPAGSVEDAPAPRARRRATRKVSAPEPVVAEAVVEEQPVPVAAEPVEQVEEAAAPRKRRRATRQVSTPEPVVAEAVVEEQPVPVAAEPVEQVEEAAAPRRRRRASAPAGAPVAAEADSAPAEAAAPVEAAQPAEAAGSVEDAPAPRTRRRATRQSATPAEAPAASGDESGTTGASQPAAAQAAQEPAPAAEQSAPRGRSRRGVVSPEFTAQPAKSADESGRARRAARPAVAVFQAPVFTEPMFQTPESAAAAAAAALDVEDEEEELTEAPEAEASAPAPASTPAPAPAAAPAPAPAEPTGRRRRRRRGEPAPAEQDEREERPAVAEVPQSVDEPEAVDASDADDHDEHDDSGDRPSRRRRRGGRRRRRGENADGEVDEQQFDEPAQEENESSDEGDEGDESHDADEDSGASATTSSSRRRRRRRRRSGESMSDEESGASDPERTVVKVREPRAARAKSDDASDFQDAVQSIKGSTRLEAKKQRRREGREQGRRRVPIITEAEFLARREAVERVMVVRQSGERTQIGVLEDNVLVEHYVNKEQATSYVGNVYLGKVQNVLPSMEAAFVDIGKGRNAVLYAGEVNFESLGMANGPRRIEAALKSGQSVLVQVTKDPIGHKGARLTSQVSLPGRYLVYVPEGSMTGISRKLPDTERARLKTILKKIVPEDAGVIVRTAAEGASEDELRRDVERLQSQWEDIQKKAKGGGGSNAPALLYGEPDMTVRVVRDIFNEDFSKVIVSGAEAWETIHGYVSHVAPDLVDRLQRWTSEVDVFATYRIDEQLMKALDRKVWLPSGGSLVIDKTEAMIVVDVNTGKFTGQGGNLEETVTRNNLEAAEEIVRQLRLRDLGGIVVVDFIDMVLESNRDLVMRRLLECLGRDRTKHQVAEVTSLGLVQMTRKRVGQGLLESFSETCVHCNGRGVIVHMEQPSSIGGGGGGKRSKKRGRGGSEHTHEHDTTAVDEQVETEAEVAAEVAEPTPLAEPEFVPDEDLYSSAAEAEAAAQRGRGRRRATRRASAPGGAPRSGEARATAGAKPAAEPEPQPEPQPAAEETPVSEPEAVEAAPVGRTRRRATRKATAPAGAPAVTEPEPATVVEPAVQVAVTAPDPAEAPAAEAAPPRARRRVTRKVTAPAGSPSGADEAAVLVVTAQPTESADAPSPAADTPDAAAAEGAEAAPAKKTAARKTAKKATAKKAAVKKTTAKKTAAKKTTAKKASAKKTSAAEQQTPPSVTAATES; translated from the coding sequence ATGCACCAGTCCAATGAACCCGGCACCGCCGGGAACACCGAAGACCGTAACTCGCCGAGCGACACCCTGCCGCCGCGCCGTCGGCGCCGCGCTGCGTCCCGACCTGCGGGACCGCCGGGAGCCGCTGAGGCCGTGGCCGCTGCGCCAGAGGCTGATTCCGCCCCGGTGGAGGCCGCTGCCGAGCCCGCTGGGTCTGTTGAGGATGCTCCTGCGCCTCGTGCTCGGCGTCGGGCTACGCGGAAGGTTTCCGCGCCTGAGCCCGTGGTGGCCGAGGCCGTGGTCGAAGAGCAGCCCGTACCCGTGGCTGAGGAGCCTGTCGAGCAGGTGGAGGAGGCTGCTGCGCCGCGCAAGCGTCGCCGTGCTTCTGCCCCTGCCGGTGCGCCGGTAGCCGCTGAGGCTGCTGCCTCGGTGGAGGCCGCTGCCGAGCCCGCTGGGTCTGTTGAGGATGCTCCTGCGCCTCGTGCTCGGCGTCGGGCTACGCGGAAGGTTTCTGCGCCTGAGCCCGTCGTGGCCGAGGCCGTGGTCGAAGAGCAGCCCGTACCCGTGGCTGCGGAGCCCGTCGAGCAGGTGGAGGAGGCTGCTGCGCCGCGCAAGCGTCGCCGTGCCACCCGCCAGGTCTCGACCCCTGAGCCCGTGGTGGCCGAGGCCGTGGTGGAAGAGCAGCCCGTACCCGTGGCTGCGGAGCCCGTTGAGCAGGTGGAGGAGGCTGCTGCGCCGCGTCGGCGTCGTCGTGCTTCTGCCCCTGCCGGTGCGCCGGTAGCCGCTGAGGCTGACTCCGCCCCGGCGGAGGCCGCTGCCCCGGTGGAGGCTGCCCAGCCCGCTGAGGCTGCTGGGTCTGTTGAGGATGCACCCGCGCCCCGCACCCGCCGTCGGGCCACACGACAGAGCGCCACCCCCGCCGAGGCGCCTGCCGCATCCGGGGACGAGAGCGGTACCACCGGTGCCTCCCAGCCCGCAGCGGCCCAGGCCGCGCAGGAGCCCGCGCCCGCCGCCGAGCAGAGCGCACCCCGCGGCCGGTCCCGCCGTGGTGTCGTCTCGCCCGAGTTCACCGCCCAGCCGGCGAAGAGCGCGGACGAGAGCGGACGCGCCCGCCGTGCAGCCCGTCCCGCGGTCGCCGTCTTCCAGGCGCCCGTGTTCACCGAGCCCATGTTCCAGACCCCGGAATCCGCCGCCGCCGCAGCAGCAGCCGCTCTGGACGTCGAGGACGAGGAAGAGGAGCTGACGGAGGCCCCCGAGGCGGAGGCTTCCGCCCCGGCTCCCGCTTCCACTCCCGCTCCCGCCCCTGCGGCTGCCCCCGCCCCCGCCCCCGCCGAACCCACCGGTCGTCGCCGGCGTCGGCGCCGGGGAGAGCCCGCGCCCGCCGAGCAGGACGAGCGCGAGGAGCGCCCCGCGGTCGCCGAGGTTCCCCAGAGCGTGGACGAGCCCGAAGCGGTGGACGCCTCGGACGCCGATGACCACGACGAGCACGACGACTCCGGCGACCGCCCCTCGCGCCGCCGCCGCCGTGGTGGCCGTCGCCGCCGCCGGGGCGAGAACGCCGACGGCGAGGTGGACGAGCAGCAGTTCGACGAGCCCGCCCAGGAGGAGAACGAGTCCTCGGACGAGGGCGACGAAGGCGACGAGAGCCACGACGCGGACGAAGACTCCGGTGCCTCCGCCACCACCTCCAGCAGCCGTCGTCGGCGTCGTCGCCGGCGCCGCAGCGGTGAGTCCATGAGCGACGAGGAGTCGGGGGCCAGCGACCCGGAGCGCACCGTCGTCAAGGTCCGCGAGCCGAGGGCCGCCCGCGCCAAGAGCGATGACGCGTCCGACTTCCAGGACGCGGTGCAGTCCATCAAGGGCTCCACCCGCCTGGAGGCGAAGAAGCAGCGCCGCCGTGAAGGCCGCGAGCAGGGCCGCCGCCGTGTTCCGATCATCACCGAGGCCGAGTTCCTGGCCCGCCGCGAGGCCGTGGAGCGGGTCATGGTCGTCCGCCAGAGCGGTGAGCGCACCCAGATCGGCGTCCTTGAGGACAACGTGCTGGTCGAGCACTACGTCAACAAGGAACAGGCCACGTCGTACGTCGGCAACGTCTACCTGGGCAAGGTGCAGAACGTGCTGCCCTCCATGGAGGCCGCGTTCGTCGACATCGGCAAGGGCCGCAACGCGGTCCTGTACGCCGGCGAGGTCAACTTCGAGTCGCTGGGCATGGCCAACGGCCCGCGCCGCATCGAAGCCGCACTCAAGTCGGGCCAGTCCGTGCTCGTCCAGGTGACGAAGGATCCGATCGGTCACAAGGGCGCCCGGTTGACCAGCCAGGTCTCCCTGCCCGGCCGCTATCTGGTGTACGTCCCCGAGGGGTCGATGACCGGCATCAGCCGCAAGCTGCCCGACACCGAGCGCGCCCGGCTGAAGACCATCCTCAAGAAGATCGTCCCTGAGGACGCCGGTGTCATCGTGCGCACCGCGGCCGAGGGCGCCAGCGAGGACGAGTTGCGCCGTGATGTCGAGCGGCTCCAGTCGCAGTGGGAGGACATCCAGAAGAAGGCGAAGGGCGGTGGCGGCTCCAACGCCCCCGCACTGCTGTACGGCGAGCCGGACATGACCGTCCGCGTCGTACGCGACATCTTCAACGAGGACTTCTCGAAGGTCATCGTCAGTGGCGCCGAGGCGTGGGAGACCATCCACGGCTATGTGTCGCACGTCGCTCCCGACCTGGTCGACAGGCTCCAGCGCTGGACCAGCGAGGTCGACGTCTTCGCGACCTACCGGATCGACGAGCAGTTGATGAAGGCGCTGGACCGCAAGGTCTGGCTGCCGTCCGGCGGTTCGCTCGTCATCGACAAGACCGAGGCCATGATCGTGGTCGACGTCAACACCGGCAAGTTCACCGGCCAGGGCGGCAATCTGGAGGAGACCGTCACCAGGAACAACCTGGAGGCGGCCGAGGAGATCGTGCGTCAGCTGCGGCTGCGCGACCTCGGTGGCATCGTCGTCGTCGACTTCATCGACATGGTGCTCGAATCCAACCGTGACCTGGTGATGCGTCGACTCCTGGAGTGCTTGGGCCGGGACCGGACCAAGCACCAGGTCGCCGAAGTCACCTCGCTGGGCCTGGTTCAGATGACCCGTAAGCGCGTGGGTCAGGGTCTGCTGGAGTCCTTCTCGGAGACCTGCGTCCACTGCAACGGCCGCGGTGTGATCGTGCACATGGAGCAGCCGTCGTCCATCGGTGGCGGCGGTGGCGGCAAGCGTTCGAAGAAGCGTGGCCGTGGCGGCTCCGAGCACACCCACGAGCACGACACGACCGCTGTCGACGAGCAGGTCGAGACCGAGGCGGAGGTCGCCGCGGAGGTGGCCGAGCCCACCCCGCTCGCCGAGCCCGAGTTCGTACCGGACGAGGACCTCTACAGCAGCGCCGCCGAGGCGGAGGCAGCGGCCCAGCGCGGTCGTGGCCGTCGTCGGGCCACGCGTCGGGCATCGGCTCCCGGTGGGGCGCCGCGGTCCGGCGAGGCGAGGGCGACTGCCGGGGCGAAGCCCGCGGCCGAGCCTGAGCCCCAGCCCGAACCGCAGCCTGCGGCCGAGGAGACCCCGGTCTCCGAGCCCGAGGCCGTCGAGGCCGCCCCCGTCGGTCGCACCCGTCGTCGGGCCACCCGCAAGGCGACCGCTCCTGCTGGCGCCCCCGCGGTGACCGAGCCGGAGCCGGCCACCGTCGTGGAGCCGGCCGTGCAGGTCGCGGTGACCGCACCGGATCCCGCCGAGGCGCCGGCCGCCGAGGCCGCACCGCCGAGGGCCCGTCGCCGGGTGACCCGCAAGGTCACCGCTCCGGCCGGTTCCCCCTCGGGCGCCGATGAGGCCGCGGTCCTGGTGGTCACGGCGCAGCCGACCGAGAGCGCCGACGCGCCGTCACCGGCCGCCGACACGCCCGATGCCGCTGCGGCCGAAGGCGCCGAAGCGGCTCCCGCCAAGAAGACGGCGGCGCGCAAGACGGCGAAGAAGGCAACCGCGAAGAAGGCTGCCGTCAAGAAGACGACCGCCAAGAAGACCGCGGCGAAGAAGACGACCGCCAAGAAGGCCAGTGCGAAGAAGACTTCCGCGGCCGAGCAGCAGACGCCCCCGTCAGTGACGGCGGCCACCGAGAGCTGA
- a CDS encoding TIGR03936 family radical SAM-associated protein, whose product MQRIRLRYTKRGRLRFTSHRDFQRAFERALRRAEVPMAYSAGFTPHPKVSYANAAPTGTGSEAEYLEIALTQHRDPITLRELLNESLPPGLDITDAVEARTSGLADRLTASVWELRLEGVEVADAERAVAAFLAAQTVEVQRRTKNGMRTFDARVAVAQLTAHPQPDRTAVGPCAILRLVVRHVTPAVRPDDVLSGLRAVADLAPPVPAAVTRLAQGLFDEESGTVTDPLALDREAVPAAPPTVVGTASPQLS is encoded by the coding sequence GTGCAGCGCATCAGACTGCGCTACACCAAGCGTGGCCGCCTCCGGTTCACCAGTCACCGCGACTTCCAGCGCGCCTTCGAGCGGGCCCTTCGGCGTGCCGAGGTCCCCATGGCGTACTCGGCTGGTTTCACCCCGCACCCCAAGGTCTCGTACGCCAATGCCGCACCCACCGGCACGGGCAGCGAGGCCGAGTACCTGGAGATCGCCCTCACCCAGCACCGTGATCCGATCACCCTGCGTGAGTTGCTTAATGAGTCCCTGCCACCCGGCCTGGACATCACCGACGCCGTGGAAGCACGCACCTCGGGCCTCGCCGATCGCCTCACCGCCTCGGTGTGGGAACTGAGGCTCGAAGGGGTCGAGGTCGCCGATGCGGAGCGGGCCGTGGCCGCCTTCCTCGCTGCGCAGACCGTGGAGGTCCAGCGCAGAACGAAGAACGGGATGCGGACGTTCGACGCCCGGGTCGCAGTGGCCCAGCTCACGGCTCATCCACAGCCTGATAGGACGGCGGTCGGGCCCTGTGCGATACTGCGCCTGGTTGTTCGGCACGTAACGCCTGCCGTGCGACCCGACGACGTCCTGTCCGGTCTCCGCGCTGTGGCCGACCTGGCGCCGCCGGTCCCCGCAGCGGTGACCAGGCTGGCGCAGGGGCTCTTCGACGAGGAGTCCGGCACGGTGACCGACCCGCTCGCGCTCGACCGCGAGGCAGTTCCGGCCGCTCCACCCACGGTCGTCGGGACAGCCTCCCCCCAGCTCAGCTAG